In Marinobacter sp. LQ44, the following are encoded in one genomic region:
- the rdgB gene encoding RdgB/HAM1 family non-canonical purine NTP pyrophosphatase → MSQRFVIASNNKGKIAELTELLSPLGLQPIAQGELGVSEAEEPAVTFVENAILKARHAARETGMPALADDSGLAVDALNGEPGVRSARYAGDGASDADNVAALLDALRDIPAAQRRAQFHCVLVYLRHADDPTPIICHGRWPGQILAEPRGDGGFGYDPVFLAPEFNCSAAELTREQKGRISHRGRALASLLEQLQAEL, encoded by the coding sequence ATGAGCCAGAGATTCGTAATCGCCAGCAACAACAAGGGCAAGATTGCCGAACTGACAGAGCTGCTCAGCCCCCTGGGATTGCAACCCATTGCCCAGGGAGAACTGGGTGTGAGCGAAGCCGAAGAACCCGCCGTCACTTTTGTCGAGAACGCCATTCTCAAAGCCCGCCATGCCGCCCGGGAAACTGGCATGCCGGCCCTGGCTGACGACAGCGGTCTGGCCGTCGATGCCCTTAACGGCGAACCCGGCGTGCGCTCGGCGCGGTACGCCGGCGACGGTGCTTCCGATGCTGACAACGTGGCGGCTCTTCTGGACGCCTTGAGGGACATCCCCGCGGCACAACGCAGAGCCCAGTTCCATTGTGTTCTGGTGTACCTGCGCCACGCCGACGACCCAACACCGATTATTTGTCATGGCCGCTGGCCCGGGCAGATCCTGGCTGAGCCCCGCGGCGATGGTGGTTTCGGGTATGACCCGGTGTTTCTGGCTCCGGAATTCAACTGCAGTGCCGCCGAACTGACCCGGGAGCAGAAAGGCAGGATCAGCCATCGGGGCCGGGCCCTGGCCAGCCTGCTGGAACAACTTCAGGCGGAGCTGTGA
- the hemW gene encoding radical SAM family heme chaperone HemW, protein MTATPVAVCPPLSLYIHVPWCVRKCPYCDFNSHAIKGEIPETAYLNAILEDLDQDLLYIQGRPIETVFIGGGTPSLMSGAFYQQLFDELRQRLAFSIDAEITLEANPGTLEAGRFENFRAAGINRLSIGVQSFHPEHLQALGRIHDQAMAHRAIESARAAGFDNFNIDLMHGLPGQTPEQAVSDLHAALAHRPTHLSWYQLTIEPNTEFFSRPPALPDDDRLWDIYQQGATHLRSAGFDDYEISAWSLPGRESRHNLNYWSFGDYLALGAGAHGKVSLADGRILRYWKTRQPDAYLQRIGSRTSGSEELAPGDRPLEFMMNALRLKRGTPEQLYLERTGLPLSSVAVQLEQLRKQHLLTPDRLQATEQGQRYLNSLLEHFL, encoded by the coding sequence ATGACCGCCACCCCGGTTGCGGTCTGCCCGCCACTGAGCCTGTACATCCACGTGCCCTGGTGCGTGCGCAAATGCCCCTACTGTGACTTCAATTCACATGCCATCAAGGGGGAAATTCCGGAAACAGCCTATCTGAACGCCATTCTGGAGGATCTGGATCAGGACCTGCTCTATATCCAGGGGCGACCTATCGAAACCGTCTTTATCGGCGGCGGTACTCCTTCCCTGATGAGCGGAGCCTTCTATCAACAGCTGTTCGACGAGCTCCGCCAGCGTCTGGCCTTTTCAATCGACGCGGAAATCACCCTCGAAGCCAATCCCGGCACGCTGGAAGCGGGCCGCTTCGAGAATTTCCGCGCAGCCGGCATCAACCGACTGTCCATCGGGGTACAGAGTTTTCACCCGGAACACCTGCAGGCCCTTGGCCGCATCCACGATCAGGCCATGGCTCACCGGGCCATCGAATCCGCCCGGGCTGCCGGGTTCGACAATTTCAACATCGATCTGATGCACGGTCTGCCGGGGCAAACTCCGGAACAGGCGGTCAGCGACCTGCACGCCGCACTGGCCCACCGGCCAACCCACCTGTCCTGGTATCAACTCACCATTGAGCCGAACACCGAATTCTTCTCGCGACCACCGGCGCTGCCGGACGACGATCGGCTCTGGGACATATATCAACAGGGGGCGACCCACCTTCGGTCAGCAGGCTTCGATGATTACGAGATCTCGGCCTGGAGCTTACCTGGTCGGGAAAGCAGGCATAACCTGAATTACTGGAGCTTTGGCGACTATCTGGCGCTGGGTGCCGGCGCCCACGGCAAAGTCAGCCTGGCTGACGGCCGGATTCTGCGGTACTGGAAAACCCGGCAACCAGACGCCTACCTGCAAAGGATCGGCTCGCGCACCTCCGGTAGCGAAGAGCTGGCACCAGGGGACCGGCCGCTGGAGTTCATGATGAATGCGTTACGCCTGAAACGGGGCACACCGGAACAACTGTATCTTGAGCGTACAGGTTTACCCTTGTCGTCAGTTGCGGTACAACTTGAGCAATTGCGCAAACAACATCTGCTGACCCCTGATCGCCTGCAGGCGACCGAGCAAGGACAGCGTTACCTGAACAGCCTGCTGGAGCACTTCCTCTAA
- the metW gene encoding methionine biosynthesis protein MetW produces the protein MRPDLEIIQQWVQPGHHVLDLGCGNGTLLDFLQRERGATGFGLEINPDHITTCMAKGVSVIEQNLDTQGLDNFDDGMFDVVLMTQALQAVRRPDKVIEEMLRVGREGIVTFPNFAHWRLRWGLALSGRMPESDALPYKWYNTPNIRLCTFKDFEALCRQKGIRIKSRRVVDGQHQNSWLARLWPNLLGEIAIYRITRETP, from the coding sequence ATGAGACCGGATCTGGAAATCATCCAGCAATGGGTTCAGCCGGGCCACCATGTGCTGGACCTTGGTTGTGGTAATGGCACCCTGCTGGACTTTCTTCAGCGCGAACGAGGCGCCACGGGTTTCGGCCTGGAGATCAACCCGGACCACATCACCACCTGTATGGCGAAAGGGGTGAGCGTAATCGAGCAGAACCTGGACACCCAGGGCCTGGACAATTTTGACGACGGCATGTTCGACGTGGTTCTGATGACCCAGGCACTGCAAGCCGTGCGGCGACCAGACAAAGTGATCGAAGAGATGCTGCGGGTCGGCCGCGAGGGCATCGTCACCTTCCCCAACTTCGCCCATTGGCGCCTGCGCTGGGGACTGGCTTTGAGTGGCCGTATGCCCGAATCCGACGCACTACCGTATAAATGGTATAACACCCCCAACATACGGCTGTGCACGTTCAAGGATTTTGAAGCCTTGTGCCGTCAGAAAGGCATTCGCATCAAGAGCCGCAGGGTGGTAGACGGCCAGCACCAGAACAGCTGGCTGGCCAGGCTCTGGCCGAACCTGTTGGGGGAGATTGCCATCTATCGAATCACGCGGGAGACCCCATGA
- a CDS encoding DUF4426 domain-containing protein has protein sequence MMKTRSITHLLTLTLGLLMSFQVQAGQEDFGDYQVHWSVFPSTFIDPEVARANNLQRSRGIGIINISIMTEGEHGQIRPVGGQVQGQVTNDIQQVNFLAFRRIQEGDAVYFIAQYQHRPGDLMTFSITARPTGHDRDLPVRFSHTLFND, from the coding sequence ATGATGAAGACTCGTTCCATCACTCACCTACTGACCCTCACCCTTGGCCTGCTGATGTCTTTTCAGGTGCAGGCAGGCCAGGAGGACTTCGGTGACTATCAGGTACATTGGAGTGTTTTTCCAAGCACCTTCATTGACCCCGAAGTTGCCAGGGCCAACAACCTGCAACGCAGCCGTGGCATCGGCATTATCAACATTTCCATTATGACCGAAGGTGAACATGGCCAGATCCGTCCGGTTGGCGGGCAGGTACAGGGCCAGGTGACCAACGACATCCAGCAGGTTAATTTTCTGGCCTTCCGTCGCATTCAGGAGGGCGATGCGGTGTATTTTATCGCCCAATACCAGCACCGGCCTGGCGACCTGATGACCTTCAGCATTACCGCAAGACCCACCGGCCACGACCGGGACCTGCCCGTCAGGTTCTCTCACACTCTGTTCAACGACTGA